In the Candidatus Binatia bacterium genome, CTGCGCGAGCTCCTTGCGCGCTCCGAGGCCGCTGTCGAGGTCGAGGAGCTTCATCAGGTCGACGATCGAATGCCGCCAGTCGAGCTTTTGCTTGCTCTTGCCAGCGAGGTCGTCGAGCACGGCCGCGACGTCGACCTGCGACATCGGCGCGCGCGCCGGTGCGGCGGCCGCTCCCGCCGAGCCGCCGGCCACGGGCGCGGCGGGTCGCGCGCTCGAGGCTGGGGCCGAGCTACTTGACGCCGTCGTCGCCTCCGCACGCCCGGAGCCGAAGATCTTCCCCAGGATCTTGCCGAAGATGCTCATCGCGCCCTCCTTGCCTCGCGTCGCACGAGACCGTGTCCCACTCGTAGTGGAGGGCGAGAGACGAAAGAACGGCCTTCGCGGAGGATCCAGCCGGTGCTGCGAGCCGGCCCGGCTTTGCAGCCGATCGCGTTCGGTCCTGTGGGGATCTACGAAGCCCACGCCTCCACGACGCTTCCCCGACCTCATCGCGACGCAAGCACGCCGTAGCACGAAGCAGGTTGACGTACGCCTTCGACGTCACCGCTGCGAGGCGCAGCGGGGAAGTCAGCGGATGAACAGCAGCATGCTCGCTCCGTCTCGCCATCTCTCGGCAGCTCGAGATGGACGCGACCGTGCAAG is a window encoding:
- a CDS encoding DUF3597 domain-containing protein; its protein translation is MSIFGKILGKIFGSGRAEATTASSSSAPASSARPAAPVAGGSAGAAAAPARAPMSQVDVAAVLDDLAGKSKQKLDWRHSIVDLMKLLDLDSGLGARKELAQELGYRGDTSDSATMNIWLHKQVMVKLAENGGRVPDELRS